Genomic segment of Leptospira saintgironsiae:
GCCCCCTCCTCCGGAGGAAGCAGAGCCAGAGAGATATTTTTTATCCTGGTCGATGATATCGTTGGTACCTTTTGCAAAGTTACGATCCGGAGTGAAGTAGGTTCCTAAATTAGAAATATTGGATGCGTCTATTCCACCCTTTCCTACGTTATACGTAATCGATTGGCTCACGGTACCTCTGTCGGTTCTCCAAGGAGACACAGCACTTAAGTTGGACCAAGTCGCACCTGAATCGAAGGCAAGAGATCCCCATTCCACCCAAGATCCGTCATAAAATCTTGTAGGATATCCAAGGATCGCAAGAGTTGCAAATCCAGTGATGGAAGATCTTACATTCGTTCTGCAATAAGCAATGATTGTCTGTCCTTCCGTATATCCGTTCGTTGATAGAAGATTTTGGAGATCTGATTTTGGCAGGAACTCCTTGTTTGCATTGATAAAGTTTGCAAACGGAAGATTTTTCGCACCTTTTACATGCCCTTCAAAAGGTGTATAACAACTAGGAGTATCCGCACAGGTAAGATTAGAAGGTCCTACTGTGGATCCGCTTCCGTCGTATTCCGTTGACGATCTAGCATCCATGATGAAACTTCCTCCCGCTGGAGCCGGAGTAGAATTCGTGAAAGTCGGATCGGTTATACCTTGAACAGCATTAAAAACATCTGCAAGTGTAGCTTGTAAGATTGTATGATCTCGATACAAACTTCCTACTGTTCCTGCTCCGCTTGTTGTCGGAACAGTATAGATAGAGCCACCCGTTAATTGAGAAGCAGCGATCTTTGTGGAAGCCGCTCCGTTCAAAACTGCCAAGTGATTTTTCTCCACTCCCCAATAATACAATGTATACCAGGATCTAAGGGTCATCATCAGGTTCCCGTCGGAAGGAACATCTTGCGCGAGCACTATCAGATCTGTTGCGGGATTCACACCGAAACGTTTTAAGAATGCGTCAATATTCGCTCCTTCCGGAACAATGGTCTCTGTATCGATCAGGCCGTTAAATCTAGTCTGACCAAAAAAAGTATAATCTGTAGAACTCGCACTGATCCCATACACTCTTACACCAGTCTCAGGTCTTATATAAGAACCGGAAAGTGCTCCTCCACTTATCTGAAAGATGATCAATCTTCCGCTGATCGCAGATGGACGATTCGATGCCCAATTGGATCTCCAAGATTCCAAAGTGGATGCAGTTATCAGACCATACGTATTGCTATTATAGTCGTCATTCGAAACGGACAGAAGTTGTGAAGTCTCAAACACCTGCACAGGCTGTACCAGAGCAAGCTTCTGATACGGAGTGATGTATTCCGGAGCATCACAGGATGCGAAAACCGAAATTAGTATAGAAAGAATTCCTAATTTTCTAATATTTAAATTTAACATACTTTCCCCTCCGATCATAAGTTAAATGGAAAATTGATTAGGAACCCGAAGGTTCTTAAGATTGCGGTGTTGTACCCGGAATAAGTATGAGAATAGAAGAAGTTATAGTAATTCCCGTACTTGTCTGTATAACCCAAACTCACTTCCAGGTTATGATATATTTCCTTTCTTCCCCAAGCAGGCCTTTCATGTTCCAAGTAGTAGCTATACCAATCCGTTCCAAAAGGTGCGATAGATGGTGTATCTATTTGGATCAAATTTAAAGGAGGAGTTCCTTTAGGATCTGCAAACGCATATCCTCCCTGACCTATCTGTCCTCTACTTCCTACGATAAAGATAAAAGAATCAAAGAAACGTTTGTACAAGGCTCCGTAGTACAGCACATCATCAGGCACTGGCTTTTCTCTTCTGCGATAACTCCATTCGCCTAGAGCGCCAAGTCCCCAGATATTGAAGTCTTTACCTAAGTAAATATTTACTTCTGCACCGTTAGCTCCATCACCTAGAGCTTGCGGGTTTCTATCATAATCACCTTTCTTGATCCCACCAATCCTTACACTGACTGTCGGAACCCAGATGGAATCGAAATCGTACTCGTCCAAAACCTTATAACGTAAACCTGCTCTGGAATCTATGATCCCGTATTTATCAGGTTGTTCCGGAGAAGTTAAGGTCCCGAAATAACGATCTATCAATTGGGTCCTACCCAATTTACCGAAACCAGTTTGCAAATCCACAGTCAGTCTATCTGTAATCCCATACTCGAAAGCAAGGGCACCCACATTGATACGAACATCGTCATCATAAGTAGTATGATATTTACCAACATAAGCAGAATCATAAACTGAATTCACTGCAGTAGTCCGGACCCATAATTGTCTTTGATAAGGTGCCCAAACCGTCTGAGAGAATAATTCCCCAGTAAAAAGTGGTTGGGCTAATAATAGAAGGGGAAGAAAAACTCCCTTCTTAAATAAAAATTTCATTATATAAAGATTCCCTAATTAATCCTTTTTCTCCTCCAACTTCACGTTGAAGCGGATGCTTACGAAAAATTCCAAAGCGGAAATCTGTTCTTCGGATAATTTGCCTGCCAAATCCTCCAGATTCACCCTTCCTTTTTCGGAGTTGGGTAAAGAACCTTGTAGATATTCTAAGCGGTTTTTCTGAGATTTTACTAGATCTTCTTTTTTGGCGTCTAAGGCGACCTCTGCGTTATAGATTGCCTTGCCTAGATTGAATTTTTCCCTTTCTTTTCCACGAAGTGCTTGTCCAGCAACCCCGCCGCCTCCGAATCCTCCGGAAGCAAAAATCCCTTGCAAAGAAGAGAAGATCAGTGCGCCTATTAACGCGTAGATATATAAAGTTTTCATAAAGCAGTAACTCCCTCTTTTTATTTTATGTTACAGAATTGAAAAGGGCGAGGATATCCTCGCCCAGTCTATGTAAGTTGTGGCTTATTGGTTCTTGTAATTCCAGTCCTCTACGAAAGCCGCTTTAGTAGTAGTAGCTGAAGAGTTGATTTGGAAATAATCCACAGTGGATTTTTTCACACCTGTAT
This window contains:
- a CDS encoding sulfurtransferase, which codes for MLNLNIRKLGILSILISVFASCDAPEYITPYQKLALVQPVQVFETSQLLSVSNDDYNSNTYGLITASTLESWRSNWASNRPSAISGRLIIFQISGGALSGSYIRPETGVRVYGISASSTDYTFFGQTRFNGLIDTETIVPEGANIDAFLKRFGVNPATDLIVLAQDVPSDGNLMMTLRSWYTLYYWGVEKNHLAVLNGAASTKIAASQLTGGSIYTVPTTSGAGTVGSLYRDHTILQATLADVFNAVQGITDPTFTNSTPAPAGGSFIMDARSSTEYDGSGSTVGPSNLTCADTPSCYTPFEGHVKGAKNLPFANFINANKEFLPKSDLQNLLSTNGYTEGQTIIAYCRTNVRSSITGFATLAILGYPTRFYDGSWVEWGSLAFDSGATWSNLSAVSPWRTDRGTVSQSITYNVGKGGIDASNISNLGTYFTPDRNFAKGTNDIIDQDKKYLSGSASSGGGG